One part of the Alligator mississippiensis isolate rAllMis1 chromosome 3, rAllMis1, whole genome shotgun sequence genome encodes these proteins:
- the LOC132249172 gene encoding myeloid-associated differentiation marker homolog, whose protein sequence is MPPVACMHMFPMHPLPCAHLAPPICPPGEPAMPVQHSSLVGKTKALTCPMGIVHLLEALFTCIAFSVVASNRGWWHANSMWCMFSWCFCFAVTLVMLLVEFVGLQHHMHVSWKNFHITFTMYASLFTLSASVIYPFTEVKDEQYCLEQDYRIAATFFSCLACMAYSVEVTMIHTTPGKVTGFMATMPGMLKVVETFIACIIFFFIFNSMDQYWYVVLKWCLAVYCICFILSLVVIVLCISEWINWLPCASNKILSGYTLLAVLLYATATILWALYNFPSKHRQPKWDRYYWDHTFCAWDKPMAITVLSFINMVVYLADLVCSAHLIFIQA, encoded by the coding sequence ATGCCCCCCGTAGCCTGCATGCACATgttccccatgcaccccctgccctgtgcccacctcGCTCCTCCCATCTGCCCCCCAGGTGAACCAGCCATGCCGGTGCAGCACTCCAGCTTAGTGGGGAAAACCAAGGCACTGACATGTCCAATGGGCATCGTGCACCTGCTGGAAGCCCTTTTCACCTGCATTGCCTTCAGCGTGGTAGCCAGCAATAGGGGCTGGTGGCATGCCAACAGCATGTGGTGCATGTTTTCGTGGTGCTTCTGCTTCGCTGTGACACTTGTGATGCTTCTGGTGGAGTTTGtggggctccagcaccacatgcatGTCTCCTGGAAGAACTTCCATATCACCTTCACCATGTACGCCAGCCTTTTCACCCTCTCGGCCTCTGTCATCTATcctttcactgaagtcaaagatGAACAATACTGCTTGGAGCAGGACTACCGCATTGCTGCCACTTTTTTCTCCTGCCTCGCATGCATGGCCTACTCCGTGGAGGTCACCATGATCCACACTACACCAGGCAAGGTCACTGGCTTCATGGCCACCATGCCTGGGATGCTCAAGGTGGTGGAGACCTTCATTGCCTGCATCATCTTTTTCTTCATCTTCAACTCAATGGATCAATATTGGTATGTGGTCTTGAAGTGGTGCCTGGCTGTGTACTGTATCTGCTTCATCCTTTCACTGGTTGTCATTGTGCTGTGCATCAGCGAGTGGATCAACTGGCTGCCGTGTGCCTCCAACAAGATCCTCAGTGGATACACACTCCTGGCTGTACTCCTCtatgccactgccaccatcctcTGGGCCCTCTACAACTTTCCAAGTAAGCACAGGCAGCCCAAGTGGGACAGATACTACTGGGATCACACCTTTTGTGCCTGGGACAAGCCAATGGCCATTACTGTGCTCAGTTTCATCAACATGGTAGTCTACCTTGCCGACCTGGTCTGCTCTGCCCACCTCATCTTCATCCAAGCCTAG
- the LOC109286245 gene encoding C-type lectin domain family 2 member D3, whose amino-acid sequence MYENLHFSGSPLGWSMTPRVQGAAPPGPGEDDGTYETLEMIPVDKGLAKNKAQEPTDWQQEQCLGQEGKAPSQAQDQVAQPRAALVQAQQKGECSQKELHKLGTELKEAKASLALAQVELAWAQEQAWSLQQQLNKSSGSKTNAQICQVTGCCPETWVLHGGKCLFLSKQKKTWHESKEACEWESSRLLVIRDWDNTTMLSFLANTNALYWIGLWQDPDGEGRWTWIDGTLYPESWKFKGPGHYGAIKGGIIEKPSSYVHLHSVCEKPTRHHC is encoded by the exons ATGTATGAAAACCTGCACTTCTCCGGGTCCCCCCTGGGATGGAGCATGACCCccagggtgcagggggcag cccccccaggcccaggcgAGGACGATGGCACCTATGAGACCCTTGAGATGATCCCTGTGGACAAGGGACTGGCCAAGAACAAGGCCCAGGAGCCCACAG actggcagcaggagcagtgtctAGGGCAGGAAGGCAAGGCACCATCACAGGCCCAGGACCAGGTGGCACAGCCCAGGGCAGCATTGGTGCAGGCACAGCAGAAGGGTGaatgcagccagaaggagctgcacAAGCTCGGCACAGAGCTGAAGGAAGCCAAAGCATCTCTGGCGCTGGCCCAAGTGGAGCTGGCATGGGCACAAGAGCAagcctggagcctgcagcagcagctaaacAAATCTTCAGGATCCAAGACCAATGCACAGATCTGCCAGGTTACAG GTTGCTGCCCAGAGACCTGGGTGCTGCACGGTGGGAAGTGTCTGTTCCTCTCCAAGCAGAAGAAAACATGGCATGAAAGCAAAGAAGCATGTGAATGGGAATCCTCCCGGCTTCTTGTCATCCGGGACTGGGACAACACAACCATGCTG AGCTTCCTGGCCAACACAAATGCCTTGTACTGGATTGGGCTCTGGCAAGACCCAGATGGGGAGGGTCGGTGGACTTGGATCGATGGAACTCTATACCCAGA AAGTTGGAAGTTTAAAGGTCCTGGTCATTATGGAGCAATTAAAGGGGGCATCATTGAGAAACCAAGCTCATATGTTCACCTTCATTCGGTCTGTGAGAAGCCGACCAGGCACCACTGCTGA